The following proteins are co-located in the Noviherbaspirillum sp. UKPF54 genome:
- the galU gene encoding UTP--glucose-1-phosphate uridylyltransferase GalU — protein sequence MTIKIRKAVFPVAGLGSRFLPATKAQPKEMLPIVDKPLIQYAVEEAVAAGITDLVFITGRNKRAIEDHFDTAYELEAELEAAGKTALLEVVRNAIPKNVNCIYIRQSAPLGLGHAVLCARPVIGDEPFAVLLADDFMDVEAGQAPVLAQMTDLYSREGASLLAVHEVPRADTRQYGIVSVAPFKSRLERVNSIVEKPAPEAAPSTLAVVGRYVLDNRIFSYLEGLGKGAGGEIQLTDGIAALMKTDPVLAYRYDGRRYDCGSKLGYLQATVAMGLKHPEMGAAFSSFLGQVR from the coding sequence ATGACGATAAAAATAAGAAAAGCAGTTTTCCCCGTCGCCGGCCTGGGGAGCCGGTTTTTGCCCGCTACCAAGGCACAACCGAAGGAAATGCTGCCCATCGTGGACAAGCCGTTGATCCAGTATGCGGTGGAAGAAGCTGTCGCTGCAGGAATTACGGACCTGGTGTTCATCACCGGCCGCAACAAGCGCGCGATCGAGGATCATTTCGATACTGCCTACGAACTGGAGGCGGAGTTGGAGGCGGCTGGCAAGACTGCGCTGCTCGAAGTGGTGCGCAATGCGATCCCGAAAAACGTCAACTGCATCTATATTCGCCAGTCCGCGCCGCTTGGCCTAGGTCATGCGGTGCTATGCGCCCGTCCGGTGATTGGCGACGAACCGTTCGCCGTGCTGCTGGCCGATGACTTCATGGATGTCGAGGCGGGCCAGGCGCCCGTGCTGGCACAGATGACCGACTTGTATAGCCGCGAGGGCGCGAGCCTGCTGGCCGTACACGAGGTGCCGCGCGCCGACACGCGGCAATATGGCATCGTCAGTGTCGCGCCCTTCAAGAGCCGCCTTGAGCGGGTCAACAGCATTGTCGAAAAACCGGCTCCGGAAGCCGCGCCTTCGACGCTGGCGGTGGTCGGGCGCTACGTGCTCGATAATCGGATTTTTTCGTATCTCGAAGGGCTTGGAAAGGGCGCGGGCGGCGAGATCCAGCTGACCGACGGCATCGCCGCATTGATGAAAACGGATCCGGTGCTGGCGTATCGCTACGACGGACGCCGCTATGACTGCGGTTCAAAGCTGGGCTATCTGCAGGCGACCGTGGCAATGGGATTGAAGCACCCGGAAATGGGAGCGGCGTTTTCGAGTTTTCTCGGGCAAGTGAGATGA
- the def gene encoding peptide deformylase, with protein sequence MSVRKILKMGDARLLRQAEPVTQFGTPELDALIEDMFDTMHAANGAGLAAPQIGVNLQLVIFGFRQNQRYPDAPPVPETVLINPLLKPLSDEVEDGWEGCLSVPGLRGMVSRWRTLHYEGVDQYGRPISRDVDGFHSRVVQHECDHLAGILYPMRIKDFSRFGFTDVLFPELEAGDD encoded by the coding sequence ATGAGCGTCAGGAAAATCCTCAAGATGGGTGATGCGCGCCTACTGCGGCAGGCTGAACCGGTCACGCAATTCGGAACGCCGGAGCTGGATGCCTTGATCGAGGATATGTTCGATACCATGCATGCGGCCAATGGCGCCGGACTGGCCGCGCCCCAGATCGGGGTGAACTTGCAGCTGGTCATTTTCGGGTTCCGGCAAAACCAGCGCTATCCGGATGCGCCTCCGGTGCCGGAAACGGTCCTGATCAATCCGCTGCTCAAGCCGCTGTCGGACGAGGTCGAAGATGGCTGGGAGGGATGTCTTTCCGTTCCGGGCTTGCGCGGAATGGTCTCGCGCTGGCGCACGTTGCATTACGAGGGCGTCGACCAGTACGGGCGGCCGATTAGTCGTGACGTGGACGGTTTTCACTCGCGTGTCGTCCAGCACGAGTGCGACCATCTTGCCGGGATTCTTTATCCGATGAGGATCAAGGACTTTTCGCGCTTCGGCTTTACCGACGTGCTGTTTCCCGAGCTTGAAGCTGGCGACGACTGA